The Vicia villosa cultivar HV-30 ecotype Madison, WI linkage group LG1, Vvil1.0, whole genome shotgun sequence genome includes a region encoding these proteins:
- the LOC131644051 gene encoding SART-1 family protein DOT2-like — protein sequence MDVEWSESRYDDRNDKDDSPVREHYDDDGVDKSSRHRSKDRKKSDKEHRSKDRDQLKRASEDVEKDRSAGRERNRDEREKDRGKDGKVREKDYDREKYREKERERDRDKKDRGKDRDREKERELEKDSDRTREKERGKEKTRDRDRDKAKEREREKHRDKESYRDGDRDKGKDKIREERETDRDKDRSRDRGSRKAHEEDYESGNLDDKVDYHEKREEEVGKHAKASKLNQDDKDGETSTHLSQKELEERILKMKETRTNKQSAAASEISSWVNKSRKLEKKKVSQLSKHFEEQDNIAVEGSDDEDTTRHTDHLAGVKVLHGLDKVAEGGTVVLTIRDQPILADGDLNEDVDMLENVEIGEQKRRDDAYKAAKKKTGIYDDKFNDDPFAEKKILPKYDDPVAEEGLTLDERGRFSGEAEKKLEELRKRLTGVSTNNFEDLTSSGKVSSDYYSHEEMLQFKKPKKKKSLRKKDKLDINALEAEAISSGLGVGDLGSRKDAKRQAIKDEQERLAAEMRNNAYQSAYAKADEASKLLRPEQSLYNKTGEDETPAFADDDEDLRKSLEKARRLALKKQEEKGASGPQAIALLAASNPSNETVDDQNSTAVESRENKVVFTEMEEFVWGLHIDEEARKPEGEDVFMHDDEEANVPVEEKKDETGGWTEVKETEKDEQPNSEDKEVIVPDESIHEVAVGKGLSGALKLLKDRGTLKESIEWGGRNMDKKKSKLVGIVEDEGKEVQNKKEIHIERTDEFGRILTPKEAFRIISHKFHGKGPGKMKQEKRMKQFHEELKLKQMKSSDTPSLSVERMREAQARMKTPYLVLSGHVKPGQTSDPKSGFATVEKDLPGGLTPMLGDRKVEHFLGIKRKAEQSSSDTPKKMKS from the exons ATGGATGTGGAATGGTCCGAATCACGGTATGATGATAGGAATGACAAAGATGATTCTCCTGTGAGGGAGCATTATGATGATGATGGGGTAGATAAGTCTAGCAGGCATAGGAGCAAGGATAGGAAGAAGAGTGATAAGGAACACCGGAGTAAAGACAGGGATCAGCTCAAGAGGGCTTCCGAGGATGTAGAGAAGGATAGGAGTGCTGGAAGGGAACGTAACAGGGATGAGCGGGAAAAGGACAGGGGTAAAGATGGTAAAGTAAGGGAGAAAGATTATGATAGAGAGAAATATAGGGAAAAAGAGCGTGAGAGGGATAGAGATAAGAAGGATCGGGGTAAGGACAGAGACCGGGAGAAAGAAAGAGAGTTGGAGAAAGATAGTGATCGAACGCGCGAGAAGGAAAGAGGAAAAGAGAAAACTAGGGATAGGGACAGGGATAAGGCAAAGGAAAGGGAGCGTGAGAAACATAGAGACAAAGAAAGTTATAGAGATGGGGATCGGGATAAGGGAAAAGATAAAATTAGAGAGGAGAGGGAGACTGATCGAGATAAAGATAGGTCACGGGATAGAGGAAGTAGAAAGGCTCATGAGGAAGATTATGAATCGGGTAATCTTGATGATAAAGTAGACTACCATGAAAAGAGAGAGGAAGAGGTTGGCAAGCATGCAAAGGCTTCAAAACTCAATCAAGATGATAAAGATGGTGAAACATCAACACACTTGTCACAAAAAGAACTTGAAGAACGTATCTTGAA GATGAAAGAAACAAGAACAAATAAACAATCTGCAGCAGCTTCCGAGATCTCATCATGGGTTAATAAAAGCCGCAAGCTTGAAAAGAAAAAAGTATCGCAGCTCTCTAAGCATTTTGAGGAGCAG gaCAACATCGCAGTAGAGGGAAGTGACGATGAGGATACCACCCGTCACACTG ATCACCTGGCGGGAGTGAAAGTTCTTCACGGGCTTGACAAAGTAGCAGAAGGTGGTACTGTAGTTCTGACAATCAGAGATCAGCCGATACTTGCCGATGGTGATCTTAATGAAG ACGTTGATATGCTTGAGAATGTGGAAATCGGGGAACAAAAACGCCGAGATGATGCTTATAAAGCTGCAAAAAAGAAAACTGGCATATACGATGATAA GTTCAATGATGATCCCTTTGCAGAAAAGAAAATACTTCCAAAATATGATGATCCAGTTGCCGAAGAG GGTTTAACTTTGGATGAAAGAGGAAGGTTCTCAGGTGAAGCTGAAAAGAAACTTGAAGAG CTCCGAAAAAGGTTAACTGGTGTTTCCACTAATAACTTTGAAGACCTTACTTCATCTGGAAAGGTATCATCAGACTACTATTCTCATGAAGAAATGCTTCAATTTAAGAAGCCCAAGAAGAAAAAGTCCTTACGGAAGAAAGATAAGCTGGACATTAATGCCCTTGAAGCTGAAGCTATCTCTTCAGGATTGGGTGTTGGCGACCTTGGTTCTCGGAAAGATGCAAAGAGGCAAGCCATCAAAGATGAACAAGAAAGATTGGCAGCTGAAATGAGAAATAATGCTTACCAGTCTGCTTATGCTAAAGCAGACGAAGCCTCCAAATTACTTCGTCCAGAACAATCTCTGTACAATAAAACAGGGGAAGATGAAACCCCAGCTTTTGCAGATGATGACGAGGATCTTCGTAAATCCTTAGAGAAAGCAAGGCGACTGGCTCTTAAGAAACAGGAGGAGAAAGGAGCATCTGGCCCTCAAGCTATTGCTTTACTTGCCGCTTCGAATCCTAGTAATGAGACTGTTGATGATCAAAATTCTACAGCGGTAGAGTCAAGAGAAAATAAGGTGGTCTTTACAGAGATGGAAGAATTTGTCTGGGGTCTTCACATTGACGAAG AAGCACGTAAGCCAGAAGGTGAAGATGTTTTCATGCATGATGATGAAGAGGCAaatgttcctgttgaggaaaagaAAGACGAGACAGGTGGGTGGACTGAAGTTAAAGAAACTGAGAAAGACGAGCAACCCAACTCAGAAGACAAGGAAGTGATAGTTCCCGATGAAAGTATACATGAAGTTGCTGTAGGGAAAGGACTGTCAGGTGCATTGAAACTGCTTAAAGATCGAGGAACACTTAAGGAAAGCATTGAATGGGGTGGCAGAAACATGGATAAGAAGAAAAGCAAATTGGTTGGGATTGTAGAGGATGAAGGAAAGGAAGTACAGAATAAAAAAGAGATTCACATTGAGAGGACAGATGAGTTTGGGAGAATT TTGACTCCTAAGGAAGCCTTTCGAATAATTTCTCATAAGTTCCATGGCAAAGGACCTGGCAAAATGAAGCAGGAAAAGCGTATGAAGCAATTTCATGAAGAATTGAAATTGAAGCAAATGAAGAGTTCAGATACACCATCGTTGTCTGTAGAGAGAATGAGGGAAGCTCAAGCTCGTATGAAGACACCCTATCTTGTTCTCAGCGGTCATGTTAAACCAGG ACAAACTAGTGACCCAAAAAGTGGTTTTGCTACAGTTGAGAAGGATCTTCCTGGAGGCTTGACACCCATGCTCGGTGATCGGAag GTTGAGCACTTTTTGGGAATCAAGAGGAAAGCTGAACAATCAAGCTCAGATACTCCAAAAAAGATGAAATCTTGA